From the Halomonas meridiana genome, one window contains:
- the ssb gene encoding single-stranded DNA-binding protein: protein MARGINKVILIGNLGQDPEVRFTPSGTAVANLNLATSDTWMDRQSGQRQERTEWHRVVLFNKTAEIAQQYLKKGSKVYIEGRLQTRKWQDQNGQDRYSTEIVANDMQMLDGRSGDYQGGGAPQGGYAQQAPAQQAPPQQHYGQQPPQQGGYPSQGAPQRNAPAPQPQQPAPNQQNSSYGAPDPGNFDDFDDEIPF from the coding sequence ATGGCGCGCGGTATTAACAAAGTAATCTTGATTGGCAACCTGGGCCAAGACCCGGAAGTTCGTTTCACGCCCTCCGGCACTGCCGTGGCGAACCTGAACTTGGCCACCTCCGACACTTGGATGGATCGTCAGAGCGGCCAGCGCCAGGAGCGCACCGAGTGGCACCGTGTGGTGCTGTTCAATAAGACGGCCGAGATTGCCCAGCAGTACCTGAAAAAAGGTTCGAAGGTCTACATCGAAGGCCGCCTGCAAACGCGCAAGTGGCAGGATCAAAATGGTCAGGACCGCTACAGCACGGAAATCGTCGCCAACGACATGCAGATGCTCGATGGCCGCAGCGGCGATTACCAGGGCGGCGGTGCGCCGCAAGGTGGCTACGCCCAGCAGGCTCCCGCTCAGCAGGCGCCGCCGCAGCAACACTATGGCCAGCAACCGCCTCAGCAGGGTGGCTATCCGTCGCAGGGTGCTCCCCAGCGTAACGCCCCTGCCCCGCAGCCTCAGCAGCCTGCACCCAACCAGCAGAACAGCAGCTACGGCGCGCCCGATCCGGGCAATTTCGACGATTTCGATGACGAAATTCCGTTCTGA